The following proteins come from a genomic window of Zonotrichia leucophrys gambelii isolate GWCS_2022_RI chromosome 4, RI_Zleu_2.0, whole genome shotgun sequence:
- the LOC135446563 gene encoding cytochrome P450 4V2, which produces MMDVVEGLSGRLQLLPWGAGIIALLVTIVTVCSLPSLMEYWRQWRMLKSIPGASPCYPVLGNALLFERKGEDFFKQIEFYTEKFRSWPLFKLWIGPVPVIFLYHPDSVEAILNNSKHIEKSYLYKFLHPWLGTGLLTSTGDKWRSRRKMITPTFHFSILSDFLEVMNEQGNILVKKLEKHVDKEPFNVFMDITLCALDIICETAMGRNVGAQKNKDSDYVSAIYRMGDLIQRRQMSPWLWPDFLYVLFKVGREHNRKLNILHNFTDMVIAEKAEELKNTQQKKHDNDGDSEESGSKKRKAFLDMLLNATDDEGKKLSYRDIREEVDTFMFEGHDTTAAAMNWVLYLLGRNPEVQKKVHRELDEVFDNTERPVTTEDLKNLRYLECVVKEALRLYPSVPMFARSLREDCFIRGYQIPRGANVLVLTYALHRDPEVFPDPEEFRPERFFPENSKGRHPYAYVPFSAGPRNCIGQRFAQMEEKTLLALILRRFWVESCQKPEELGLCGELILRPNKGIWIKLKSRRPNTGSE; this is translated from the exons ATGATGGATGTCGTGGAAGGACTCTCAGGGAgactccagctgctgccatggggagCTGGCATCATTGCTCTGCTTGTGACAATAGTGACTGtgtgctccctgccctccctgatGGAATACTGGAGGCAATGGCGGATGCTGAAGTCCATCCCGGGTGCCAGCCCCTGCTatcctgtgctgggaaatgcCCTACTCTTCGAGCGGAAAGGAGAAG atttttttaaacagatagAGTTTTATACTGAAAAGTTCAGAAGTTGGCCACTGTTCAAACTTTGGATAGGACCAGTGCCTGTCATATTTTTGTATCACCCTGACAGTGTGGAG GCTATTCTGAACAATTCAAAACATATAGAAAAATCATACCTATACAAATTCCTACATCCATGGCTGGGCACTGGACTTCTGACAAG CACTGGAGACAAGTGGCGGTCACGGAGGAAGATGATAACTCCCACATTCCACTTTTCAATCTTGAGTGACTTTCTAGAGGTCATGAATGagcaaggaaatattttggtgAAGAAACTTGAGAAGCATGTTGACAAGGAGCCATTTAATGTCTTCATGGACATCACTCTGTGTGCCCTTGATATTATTTGTG AAACAGCAATGGGCAGGAATGTGGGTGCCCAGAAGAATAAGGATTCTGACTATGTTTCTGCTATCTACAG GATGGGTGATCTAATCCAACGGCGACAGATGAGCCCTTGGCTTTGGCCTGACTTTTTGTATGTGTTGTTCAAAGTAGGAAGAGAGCACAATAGGAAGCTCAACATCCTTCACAATTTTACAGATATG GTCATTgcagaaaaagctgaagaacTTAAAAACACCCAGCAAAAGAAACATGATAATGATGGTGACTCTGAAGAAAGTGGttccaaaaagagaaaagcattcCTGGACATGCTGCTGAATGCAACAGAtgatgaagggaaaaaattgagcTACAGGGACATTCGTGAGGAAGTGGATACTTTCATGTTTGAG GGCCATGATACAACAGCAGCTGCTATGAACTGGGTCTTGTACTTGCTTGGACGTAATCCAGAAGTTCAGAAGAAGGTTCACAGGGAATTGGACGAGGTGTTTG ACAATACTGAACGTCCTGTTACAACGGAGGATTTGAAGAATCTTCGATACCTTGAATGTGTTGTGAAAGAAGCTCTTCGTCTCTACCCTTCAGTTCCCATGTTTGCTCGTTCCTTGAGAGAGGATTGCTTCATTA GAGGATATCAGATACCAAGAGGTGCAAACGTCCTCGTTTTAACTTATGCCCTGCATAGAGACCCTGAGGTCTTCCCTGACCCGGAGGAGTTCAGGCCTGAGCGATTCTTCCCTGAAAATTCTAAGGGAAGGCATCCATATGCTTATGTGCCCTTCTCAGCTGGTCCCAGGAACTGCATTG GTCAGCGCTTTGCACAAATGGAGGAGAAAACTCTTCTAGCCCTCATCCTGCGGCGCTTTTGGGTGGAATCGTGTCAAAAGCCAGAAGAGCTTGGTTTATGCGGAGAATTGATTCTTCGTCCAAATAAAGGCATCTGGATTAAACTGAAGTCTAGGAGACCAAATACTGGATCAGAATAA